The region ctaaaaccctcctcagctcctgtccgcccacttccatgcatcggctcgttcgtgcacaactacacacacactaacaacgcctggaaattgttttagtgtttatatcagttcatttcaccggggacaatcgtggcaagtgtaagctacaaacttgcacttacgagtaaaatttcagattataaaatttgcagaagcaaattcatagatgaagcagaagccattgcagcgaaattcgataatagaccccaaactgggccatttgaatccgactgaggtgatttctactgtatttgtttttgcggtgtatcttattttgaaggcatgttttaccatggctctaacagctgaacagggagcgctgtgggcagagagcctgttattcatgttgaggcgggatgttacgagaacgctgctgatagagttgcatacgaatacaaagtggattcccgttttttattattatacgtagaaaatatcacacttggttatggtcgtatcatttattttgacgtatttattcgccacactttaaaagccggtccgtggaaatattttctaacactaaaccggtccgcggctcaaaaaaggttggggaccactggtaTAAGCTGTGTCTGAATAGGAAAACATGGGATTGAAAATATTGTgcatattaatttaattaaagatAATTTATGGTATTCTTGTAAAATCTGTGATTATGTTTAAATTCATAGTGTTccttattattatataattattaataattacaTTAGAGGCTTCAGAATATATGGGACCACTTTGGTGATCCCCCTCAGGTTTTTTCACACATTGGCCTGTGAACGTATACATCACATATACATCGTAAAATAGATCAGGCTAGAATTAAATTAAAGCAGAAACTTGGAATTAAACaaatgtgctgctttgtttataTTAATATGAATCTGTAATTAAtgttttaagattaagattaagattaagatagtgtttatttgtcacatgcacagttatacacagtacaatgcacagtgaaatgtattttgtacctgcaaccatatatacacacacatataaataagaagaataaaaataaaaaaaagtaattcacactatacactctactctatatactatacactatacacacttttataaattataatatttacattgtgcaataatggtccagttagggctcagagttgagcagacggatggcttgtgggtaaaaactcttcttcaacctttcagtcttagtcctcaggcagcggtaacgccggcctgatgggagcagggagaagagagagtgtccggggtggctgggctgttttaggatcttcatggccctcagcctgcactgcttggtgtaaatgtcctgcaggttggggagggtggttctgatggtccgttcagctgaacgaaccaccctttttagggccatgaagtcctgcttggtgcagtttcccatccaggtggtgatgctcccacgcatgatgctctcgatggtgcaggtgtaaaagttcctgagcaccttgagtgggagcttgaagtctctcagccgcctgaggaggtagagacactgtctggccttcttcacagtgatgtttatgtgatgagtccaggacaggtcctgtgagatggtcactcccaggtatttgaaagtgtccactctttccacctcagcaccactgatgacaagtggatggtagtccctctgctgcttcctgctgaagtccacgatcagttcctttgttttgctgacgttgagcaggaggtggttctcctggcaccagttctccaggcgggagacctctctcctgtaggctgtctcctcattgtgagagattagtcccacaacagcagtgtcgtcagcaaacttgatgatgacgttggactctgacgtggcctcgcagtcatgggtgtacagtgagtacagcagagggctgagcacacagccttggggggatccagtgttgagggtgagggaggatgaggtaaggtgacccactcgtaccacctgtggtctgctggtcaggaagctgtgaacccacctgcacagggatgggcccaggcccaggtccagcagcttagagaccagcctggagggaactatggtgttgaaagctgagctgtaatctacaaacagcactctcacatagttccccttaccagtgtctatgtgtgaaagggtcttgtggaggaggaaggatatggcgtcatctgtggatctgtctggccggtatgcaaactgtagtgggtcgagggtggtgggcagtgaggaggtgatgaatgtcttgatgagtctctcaaaacacttcatcaccacagaggtgagtgctatgggcctgaagtcattggggctgctggggtgtggtttctttaaTTTAACTCAGTGAGTTTTGTTGTTCTTAACACTGAGAGAAATTATTGTGCTATACAGTAAATATAGTCCCATGAACAGGATCGTTTTACTCAAGAGTATGTCTGTGTTATTTAATGTTTCTCATGCATTTCATATCATGACCTGCTTGCACCATTAAGCAGGTGCAAGCTTACTCTTGTTATTATTCAATATCTCTTATCatattttatctgcttttaaatttaatttgttcTTCTGAGGTTTTGTTcaattcaaattaattttatttatatagtgccaaatcacaacagtcgcctcaaggtgttttatattgtaaggtaatgaccctacaataatacagagaaaacccaacagttaaaaTAATCACCTTTGAGCACTTTGCAACTTATCTAAGGAAATTACtgttaaaaagaaagtaaaatttattttcatgcatAATTATTCACTTGGTAATTGTCATTGTGTCCCTcatcaaaacatgaaaacatgaaaaatgtgactagatttttttttaaaatttgtagaTATATCAGTTTTCATGTCATTGTACATGTATTTGgctttaatttcatattttgaatcaaTGCATTTAAATGATTCTTTTAGCTTCATCTGATTTGGAGTAATATTGTTTTGATAAAGTCTGTAGATGAGATGAAACAATagataattttattattataatacaaGAAATATGTCAAAACTATATTATGATTATGTTTACATAGGATTTAGacataaatgtgtgtatattatatatatatatatatatatatatatatatatatatatatatatacacacacaaacatgtctcAGATTAAAAGTAATAATTTGCTATGATTATATAGAGACACAtacaatatattaatatatttttgacAAAGATCAGTACAGTATTTTAGAATCACGAGAACCAGGCTTCAGTGTTTGAAGTGTCAAAATTAGCTTAACAGATTTTCTAAACCAGGGATAGAAAAAAGCGTAAATGACAGGATTTAAACAGGACTTAAAGTGTGCCAACCACAGCTGAAATGCTGCAACTGAAGCATCAATTGAAGTGTTTTCACCTGCCAGAGTGGGATAGTAGTAtggacagaaacaaaacagaaacacaactaCAACAATGCCAAGAGTTCTGGCTGCTTTTATCTCAGGTTTCTTCACACTCAAAGTCCTTGAATGTTGGGCTGTCACAGCAGCAATTTGAGACCGCAGGTTTCGggcctgagacacagccaccatGAATACTCTTGAATACAGAACTACAATGACAGAAATGGGTATGATAAAGGTGAAAACAAGGTCAATAACTCCTGCAATTTGATTGATGACAACCACACACTCTCCAATGCAGGAGTTGGACCTGCCTGGTTTCTTCAGGTGATCATTCAAGAGAACAATCCTGTAAATAACAGAACAAAcccaacacaaacaaacatagaTCTGTGCTGTTCTCTTTGTCACTTTGCTGTGGTAGCGTAGAGGGTCACAAATAGCAATATAGCGGTCAAGTGAAATGAGCACCATGCTGGCTACTGAGGCAGAGGTAATGATGTAGTCTACAACATAATAAAGAGTGCATAGAATGTCACCAAGAAACCAGCATGTCTCAGTGTAGATGATTTCAACTGGCATTAGTAGGAAGCCTACCAGGAGGTCagagacagccagagagagaaTAAGGAGGTTGGTGGCGGTCTGAAGCTGCCTGCAAATGGAGAATTTCATCAGTATAAATGCAGTAATCATGTAGCAACACCAAACAAATccaatgcattttttaaatagaatAAGAAAGCAAAATGGTTAAATTGCAATTCTAAGAAGCATTGCTATTGTGCATAAACAACAGCGCTGTAGTAAATGTTTTTTGGAAGTTACACAAAGATTTTAAATCATTGTATATTATGCCTGAAGTGGGAGATGGAAATGATGACCAGAAGGTTAAGAGCCACAGTCATGATGGAAACAAaagaaagcagaacaaaaatCACTGCAGTGTGAGGCTGTGTCGGCTTCTTGCAGGATGAGTTTAGCTGTGGAATGCAGAGTTCAGCTCCTTCCAGAGTTTCCATCATCAGAGGATGATGCTGAGCTCTGGCAGCCAGAACtctgtcatagaagtcttttatcctggaggcagatgatccctCCTccccaagtttttttttttaatttctgtattataaactccctccctcccaatgcacacacacacacacacacacacacacacacacacacacacacacacacacacacacacacacacacacacacacacacacacacacacacacacacacaatctcatttttttctaaacaaCCTTTCTATGTGGTGTTTCTTTCGCAAatcattgtttttttcattaattctACATCGTTTTtattggagttttcaccggtggatgagagggttgtttccctgcacctttgagccagggaatgggtcctgactgttgtttgaaCTTATGTGCAGAATGACAGTTTGGAGAAATGCagatcaattcaattttatttatat is a window of Archocentrus centrarchus isolate MPI-CPG fArcCen1 unplaced genomic scaffold, fArcCen1 scaffold_36_ctg1, whole genome shotgun sequence DNA encoding:
- the LOC115776651 gene encoding trace amine-associated receptor 13c-like, which translates into the protein MMETLEGAELCIPQLNSSCKKPTQPHTAVIFVLLSFVSIMTVALNLLVIISISHFRQLQTATNLLILSLAVSDLLVGFLLMPVEIIYTETCWFLGDILCTLYYVVDYIITSASVASMVLISLDRYIAICDPLRYHSKVTKRTAQIYVCLCWVCSVIYRIVLLNDHLKKPGRSNSCIGECVVVINQIAGVIDLVFTFIIPISVIVVLYSRVFMVAVSQARNLRSQIAAVTAQHSRTLSVKKPEIKAARTLGIVVVVFLFCFCPYYYPTLAGENTSIDASVAAFQLWLAHFKSCLNPVIYAFFYPWFRKSVKLILTLQTLKPGSRDSKILY